TGTTGCTGGGCACCGCATTTGTCGCTGTTTCGCTTGGATTCTGCGTGGCGACGGTCCGGACGATCGAACGCCACACGCTGATCGTGACGTACGGGATCGAATTGGCTTACTACGCGGTATTTTCGAGTTCCCTGTGGCTGCCGCTTGCCTTCTTCGTCTACGCCGTCGGGTCAAGACGGCTCACCGCCCGCATGGTTGCCTGCTTCACCAGTGCCGAATTTCTGGCATTTTGCGCGGTCTGGTATTTCCTCTCCCACGCCGCGTAAAGTCCGGCGTTTTGCTGGGTGCCGAGATTCGAGCCCGCTTTTCAGGGACCGCCTTCCGGATCCGAGGCTTCCCGCCCTTCAGCCCTCGAGGACGTAAGTTAGACTAGTCATGTCGCCTCGCTGGGCGAGGATTTCCGACAGGCGGCGGACCGCAAGCGGCGAACCGACCGCGCCGCGATCAACTCTGGAGTTGTCAGTTCGCCGTGCGATCCCGTTCCCGCCATATCGCCGCCGTCTTGAGCGAACCGCGACGGCGCGCGCGGGAACCGCGCTGGGCACATCTCTCCGATCGCGAGCTGCTTGAGTGGCGGATGTGCGACCTGGGCGTGCGGATCGAAGGCTCGATCCTCGAATCGCGCGTGGCACGCATCAATGAAGAGCTGGCCCGCCGGGGCCTGCGCTTCCGCCCCGCGTTCTGGCTTTCGGAGGAATGGTTCTCGCCCGACGGCGTGGCTGGCGTGGCGATGCCGTTTTATCTCGCCCATCCGCGTCTGACGAAGCTCGAGCAGCGGCAGATGCTGGCCGTCGAGGGGGGCACCCGGCAGTGGTGCCTGCGGATCATGCGGCACGAAGTAGGGCACGCCATCGACAATGCCTATCGATTGCATCGCCGCCGTCGCTGGCGCGAATTGTTCGGCAGCGCCACGCAGCCGTATCCCGAATTCTATTCTCCGAAGCCGTATAGCAAGCGCTATGTATTGCACCTGGATAGCTGGTACGCACAGAGCCATCCTTCGGAAGATTTCGCCGAGACCTTTGCCGTGTGGTTGCGGCCGCGCTCGCGCTGGCGCCGCCAGTATGCCGATTGGCCGGCGCTGGAAAAGCTCCGCTACGTCGACGAACTGATGAGCCAGATTGCGCCGCAGGCGCCGCTGGTCCGCTCGCGGCTGCGCGTCGACGCGCTCGATCAGCTAAAGAAGACGTTGCGCGAACATTACGAGGAAAAGCGGGCCCGCTACAGCACCGAGCACGCCGCGGTTTACGACCGCGATTTGCGGCGGCTATTTTCCGATTCGAAGGATAATACCGAGGGCCCTGCGGCCTCGGCGGTGTTGCGCCGCATGCGTCCCGACCTGCGTGAGCTTGTCGCGCATTGGACCGGCGCGCATCAATATACGATTGACCAGGTGCTGCAAGAGATGATCAGCCGCTGCCGCGAGCTGAAGCTGCGCATGCACCGCTCGGAGGGAGCCACCAAGCGCGACGCGCTGGTCGTGCTGACCGTCCACACGATGAATTACCTTCACGCAGGTCACCACCGGTTGGCGTTATGAAACCATTACGCGTCCTGGTGCTCATGCACGAAGACCTGGTGCCGCCCGACAGCATCGCCGGCCTCAGCGTCAAGGAAGTCGCGCCGTTCAAGAGCGAATACGACGTCTCGGCCGGCCTGCAGAACATCGGCCACGAAGTGCGGCCGCTGGGCCTCAGCAGCGACTTGGGCGTGTTGCGCGACGCCATTCTCGAATGGCAGCCCGACATCATGTTCAACCTGCTCGAAGAATTTCACGGCGTGGCGGTCTACGACCAGCACGTCGTCGGCTACTTGGAGCTGATGCGCAAGCCCTACACCGGCTGCAATCCGCGCGGACTGCTGCTGGCGCACGACAAGGCGCTGACGAAAGAGATCTTGTCGTATCACCGCATTCGCGTGCCCGACTTCGCGGTCTTCCCGCGAGAGAAGAAGGTCAAGCGGCCCAAGCGGCTGAAGTTTCCGCTGCTGGTGAAATCGATCAGCGAAGAGGGTTCGGTCGGCATTGCCCAGGCTTCGGTCGTCCATAACGACGAGAAGCTGACCGAGCGCGTGGAGTTCATTCACGCCCAGACCATGACCGACGCCATCGCCGAAGAATTCATCGAAGGGCGCGAGCTCTATGTCGGCGTACTCGGCAATCAGCGGCTGGAAACATTTCCCACCTGGGAAATGTTCTTCCGCAACATGCCCGACGACACGATGCGGATCGCCACCGAAAAAGTGAAGTGGGACCACGACTACCAGAAGAAGCATGGCATCGAAACCGGTCCGGCCGAAAAACTCGACCCGGCCGTCGACGCGCAGATCGCCAAGGTCTGCAAGCGCGTCTACCGCACGCTCAGCCTGAGCGGCTACGCCCGCATGGATCTGCGCCTGACGCCCGACGGGCAGGTGTACGTGCTCGAGGCGAACCCTAACCCGAACCTGGAATACGGCGAAGATTTCGCCGAAAGCGCCGAAAAGGCCGGTATCTCTTACGAGGCGCTCCTGTCGCGAATCCTCAATCTGGGTCTGAACTATCAGGCGGCGTGGCAGTGGGGCGGGTAGGTGTCTTCGCCCAACTACTCTTCGCGTAGGTCCAGTTCAATTCCTCTCCCTTCGGGCCCTTCGGGAGAGGTGAGGTGAGGGGTGAAACGATCAGTGCATTCGAGGTAGAGGCAATCCGTGTTCGCTGCGGAGCGTTCAGACCCTCCCTCGATCCCTCCCTGAAGGGGAGGGAAGTAGAGACAGGTCAGTTTTGACCTGGATTCTCAGCCGGCGAGGCTTGGTTAACTCCAGATTTTTTCTGCGACTCGGCGGCTTCCTCTTGTACCCATTCACGCATGACTTCATCAATGCCATCCCAAAACTCGGTCTGATCGGCGCCGATTGTCAGCGTGCCGCCCTCTTTGGCGCCGATCTGCAGTCGCGCCAAGAACACGTCGAAGCCATTGAGGGCGTCGAGGGTCGGGCGAGCCCCGGCAACGGTCTCTTTTCTCGCCGCAAGATACGGAACCGCGATGGCGTCGTAGTCGCCGAGGCTGAACCCCTTGTGAGGTAGCACCGGCACTCGCTGCGGCAGCTTGGCCGGAAACCTGATTGTTGCGCCGGAGGCGGATTGCACTGGCAAGAAATTTTCCCAGCCCGGCCCTCGCTGCGGTAACTCGCCTTGGACCTCGCCCTTGGCGTCGACGAGCAGCAATTGGCTTTGGTGCGCCGGCACTTGCTCGGGGGCTAGGTCCTCATGCGGGGCAAAGTGGACGAGATACCAGAGAGGCTCGTTCTTGAGATGATCGGGCGTTTCAATGTTGATCCGCACCGGTACGGTCAGCGTTGTAGTTCGCGGCGGTAGCGCACTCGCGGGGGGCACTGCTGGAGCCGGTGGTGCGGTCGCGAGCGCATTCGACTCCGCGACGTTATCTACCAAGTCGTCCGCGCGAAGGGCTGCACCGCGTATGCCGGTCGGCCCAGGCTCCTCGGCGTCATGCACCGGCGCGGTAGTGGAACTGGTCGGGGAAGCATCTTCGTGCCCTGTGGCGCCGAGCCGGATGCCATGTGACGAATCGCCTTCAGAAACCGCCGCGTCCCTGCGAGACTGCTTGATCATTTCTAGGCGGGTGAAGCTTTGGCGGACATCCGCCCAAAAGGCATTGCCGTGTGAAGTAGACTCGTCCACCACGACGCTTTCACGATCGATGTTGCGTTCAACCCTTGGTGCCGCGGTGAGCACGTGCAATGTCGGCCGATTGTTTGCATTGTCAGGGAGCACTTCCGCGCCGTAAGCGGCAAATGCGACATCGTACAGCGAAGGGATAATGTTCTGGGCCCGTGATAACGGAATCATCGACGGTATTTCACTGATAAATTCACCGAAAACGCGTGGCATGCTACCAGCGCGCAGGAGGCCGCCGCGGCGGCCCGTTCCGTTGATAAAGTCGATGGGGAATTCTCCCAGGACCGTGCCTTTCGCATCGAGTAACACGGCAACCGCTTTCGGCTCGCCGACGTACTGCCAAAAGATGCCGTCCACATTCCTGCCAAGTCGCCGCAGTTGCGCCACAAAATAAAGCCGATCCGGACTGATGTCTCCGGGAGCAGTTATTGTAAAGGTCGCGGGAACGGACGTGTCGTATTTGGTCGGGCAGCGTATCGTCGTTTCGCTCGGACGCCCGGGTCCTAAAAGAATATCAGTTCGTCCTCCCGATTCGCTTGTCGCTTTGACGTAGCAAGTGACCGTATAAGGACCCGCCGGCAAGCGGCCGAAATCGGCGAGCCCGGTCGCATCCGTTTGGACCTGCTGCTCGATTGCGTCGTCTTTTCCAAACGGTCTCCCCGTGCAACTCGCACCGCCTTCTACCGGATTCCCCTCTTCGTCGACCAACTTGACCCGTAGCGGCTGCCAATCGCTGAACCGTCCGTCACCGCCCTGCGATTCCCGCGGCTTGCGCACTTCGGCCAGCATCGCTTGCATCCATTCGCGCTGCGCGCCGAGCATTTGCTTCTGGTCCTCGCGATTGTTCGCCATCAGTTGCGCGAGCAACGCCACCGCGCCGATCGCGGCCGCGGCTGCCACCAGCGTCACGCCCAGGATGACTCGCTGCGTCATGATCTTCTCCTTCATCGCGTCCCACCACAGCCGCCGGGCGACCTCTCGCGGATCGCCAAACCGGTCGAGCGCCTCACCCAATAGTTCCTCTTCGCTCCGGCCCCGATGCTGCTCGTCGCGCAATCGTTCGCGCGCCACCGAACACGCCAGATGATCCGCTAACTCGTCGGCGATGTCGCTCCGCAGCGCACGCGGCTCGTCGTCGCGCGGCGCCGGCAGATGAACCGAAATGTCATCGGGCGGAATCATCGACACCACGAATCAAATGGTTCCAAAAACTCCTCTCCCCTCAGGGGAGAGGGGGAGAGGTTGGGTGAGGGGTGAAACGTTCCGCAACATTGGATTCGAAAATCGCATCGAAAGCACCGAACGGTTCGACCCTCCCTTAGTCCCTCCCTGACAGGGAGGGAAAGTTTTTCCCTCCACACAGCGCAGCTTACGAAATTGCCGGCGCGGCGCCGCGCTCCAGCCCCAGCACGCCGTTGACGCCCGCGGCGAACGATTGCCATTCCTGACGGCGCGTTTCCAAGAGTGCCCGGCCCGTCGCGGTCAACTTGTAGTACTTTCGCCGCCGTCCGTCGCACTCGGTCCAATAAGATTCGAGCAGCTTTTCACGCTCCAGTTTGTGCAACGCCGGGTAAAGGCTTCCTTCCTTGAGCGCCAGGCGCCCCGCCGAGCGCGCCAGCACCGACTGCACAATCTCGTAGCCGTAACTCGGCGCGCTAGAGAGGACTTCGAGCATCATCGTCTCGAGCGTGCCGGAGATAAGTTTGGGATCCATCGCAGGGCTCCATACATCGACTGGCTAGGCATATACATAGACATTCTATGTATTGTTGTCAACAACTTTTCTGGGGCTGGCCCGCTCAACCTGCTAGCACTGCCCGGAAAACTCGGAAGAATCGTGCCTAGTTACAGGGCACAGGCTGCCTTTCGGTCGTTGACAGTTCGTCGTAAGCCGTTTACAGTGAATGTCTTGTTGCGTTTTTGTCTCCTCCTTTGGCTTGAACAAAAGTGGGAACCGTGGCCAACAAGCCTTGGGGCGGCGTCTTTGCCGAGGCCACCGACCGACGCGTCGAGCAGTTCACCGAAAGCGTGAGCTTCGATCGCCGGCTCTACGCTCAGGATATCCGGGCTTCGATCGCCCATGCCCAGATGCTCGCCAAGGTCGGTCTGATTTCGACCGGCGAGTGCCAGCAGATCGCGCAGGGGCTCGATCAGATCCGCCACGAGATCGAGCAGGGGCAATTCGAGTTCCGCATCGAGCTCGAAGACGTCCACATGCACATCGAGCGGGCCCTGGTTGACCGCCTGGGCGATGTGGGCCGCAAGCTGCACACCGGCCGTAGCCGCAATGACCAGGTTTCGACCGATCTGCGGCTGTGGGTGCGCGATGCCATCGATACGATCACCTCGCGGCTGACGGACTTGCAAAGGGCCTTTGTCGGACGCTGCGCCGCGGACCGCGATTGCATTCTGCCCGGCTACACCCACACACAGCGGGCCCAGCCGGTGCTGGCGCCGCACTACTGGCTGGCCTATTGCGAGAAGCTGGCGCGCGACCGCGACCGCCTGGCCGATTGCCGCCGCCGGGTGAATGTGCTCACGCTCGGCACGGCGGCACTCGCCGGCACGACCTTGCCGATCGACCGGCATGATGTGGCTCAGCGGCTGGGCTTCGAAGCCGTGGCCTCGAACAGCCTCGACGCGTCGAGCGATCGCGACTTCGTGCTGGAATTCGCTTTCGCCCTGTCAATGATCGGCGAGCATCTCAGCACCTGGGCCGAGGAATGGATCCTCTGGTCAACCAGCGAATTTGACTTCCTGCAACTGCCGCAAGCCTTCTGCACTGGCTCGTCGATCATGCCGCAGAAGATCAATCCCGACGTGTTGGAACTCGTGCGAGGAAAAACCGCGCGATTGATCGGCAATGTCTCGCGCTTGCTGGTGTTACTAAAAGGTTTGCCATTGGCGTACAACCGCGATCTGCAAGAAGACAAGGAAGCGATCTTCGACTCGGTCGATACGGTGCTGGCCTGCCTCGAAGTCGCGGCGCCGCTCGTGGCGGGCGCGAAGCTGAACCGTCCGGCAATTGCCGCCGGACTCGACCGCGGCTACCTCGACGCCACGACGCTCATGGAGTGGTTGATCAAGCAAAACATTCCACAGCGCACGGCGCACGAGATCGTGGGCCAATTGGTGCGCCAGGCGATGCAGCGCGGCGTGCCCCTGGTCCGGCTTTCGCTCGCCGATTTTCAGGCCGTGCATCCGACGATCGATAAGTCGGTGTTCGACGTGCTGGGGGTCGAGCGCGCGATCGAAGCCTTTACCAGTTACGGTTCGACGGCCCCGGCCGAAGTGGATCGACAAATCGCGGCCTGGACCACGCGCCTGAACAAGAGTCCCGCAAGCGCCGACGGCTGAAACGGCAACCATCCTGAAATTGCAACCATGACGACGCGTCCCACCACACGGATTGCTCTGCTGTTGAGCCTGGCGGCCGCCGCGGCGCTCGCGTCGCGTGTACAGGCGCAGGCCGATGCCACTCCCGCGTCGCGCCCTTTGCGCGCTACGGACGAGGCCGTGATCCGTGCCCTCGCCGCCGCGCGACCCACGACACCCGTTGAGCTTGTGAAGGCCGCGCGCATTATCCTCGATCTGGGACAGCCGGCGCTGGCCAAGCCGTTTGTGCAAAAGTTGGCTGGCGCAAAGCTGGATGACGAAGCATGTGCGGCGCTGGTCGACGAAGTAGGTTCGGCGGTGCTCTTGCGTCTGGCCCGCGATCCGGCGCTCGCACCGGTGGCCGGTCAGTTCTGCAATGCGACGCTCGACGGCGCGCAGCGCCACGCCCGTGATCCAGCTCGCCTGGCGGCGCTGGTGAAGCAACTTGCCGGCGCCGCGCCGTATGAAGAAGCTACGATCATTGCCGCGCTACGGCCGGGCGCTGATGCCTCGGCCTTGGCATTGATCACGGCGCTCGCCGATAACGGCCGCGCGGCCGAGCATCCGGCGATCGTCCGGGCACTGATCGAATTGGGCAAAGTGGCAAGTGGGCCGCTGGTCGCGCTACTTGGTTCGCGCGACGCGCAGCTCGTGGCTCATGCCGCACAGATCCTTGGAGAGCTTGACGACCCAAGCATCGCCGGCCACTTGCTCGGTCCCGCGCTGGCCGCTGACAGCCCGGCCGAGGTTTCCGCGGCAGCCCGCGCAGCGCTGGACAACTATTTCGGCCGCGTGCCCACGAATGATCAGGCGCTCGCGATTCTGTTGCGCAAGGGTCAGCGCTCGCTGGATTTCGTAAAACATCCCGAGCGCAACCTGCCGTCGGATGTCGATCCCGCGCCGCTGGTTTGGCAGTGGGACGATGCGAAGAAGAAGCTCACCGGCGCGCGCGTGACACCCGCCTTGGCGGAAGTAATCATGGCCGTCGGGTCGTTGGCCGATGCCCGGCGCGTCGCGCCGGCGAATGCCGACGTGCGTCGGCTGTATCTGGCGGCGCTTGCCGAAGCAATCGCGTACGCCGGCGACAGTCCCGCGGTGGCCGCGCGGGTCGACCAGGCAAAAGACCTTTTGGCGCAGGCAAACCTGCTGGAACTGCAAGATCTGCTCAGCTATTCGCTGGCCGAGGATCGCCCGGCCGCGGCCACGGTCGCGGCGCGCCTGCTGGGCGAATCGGAAAACGTGGATCTTCTCTATGCCCACAGCCCGCAAGGGAGCGCCCTGGCCCGGGCCTTGTTGCATCCATCGCGTGACCTTCGCTTCGCGGCGCTCGAGGCGATCATGCGTCTCAATCCTCGTTCGCCGTATCCCGGTGCGGGCGTGGTTGCCGAGACGCTCGAATATTTTGCCCGCTCGACCGGATTTCCCAAAGCACTGGTGGCGGCGGCCGACGCCACCGAGGCGGGCCGCCTCGCCGGACTATTGGCTGAGCAGGGGTATGAACCCGACATCGCGGTCGACGCGACCAGCATGCTGCGGATGGCGCGCGCTTCGACCGATTACGAAGTGATCTTCGTCGATTCGGCGCTCGCGCTCCCATCGTCGGCGCAGTTGCTGCAGCGCCTACGCAGCGATAGCCGCCTGGCGCGGATTCCGTTGGCCGTCGTGTCGATGGCCGATGAATTTCCGCAAGTCGAGCGCGTGGCGCGCCGTTATCCCCTGTGTATGGCCGTGATGCGCGTGCACAACGCTCCGGCGATGCAATTCGAGCTCAACCGCTTGCTGCAACGCTCCGGCCGAGTGGTTGTGCCGGGCGAAGTGAGGCGCGAGCAGGGTATCAAAGCGCTTGAGTGGATCGCGGCCCTGGCGAGCGAACGACAGCAGATTTACGACACGCGCCGGCTCGATCTGGCCGTGATCGGCAGCCTCGACACGCCTGGCATGACCGAGGCGGCGATCGCCACGCTCGGTCGGCTCGATACCAATCGCGCGCAGCGCGCCTTGGTCGACCTTGCCAGTCGCCCCACGGCGGCACTGGCGGCACGACAGGAATCAGCCCGTGCGTTTGCCGATAGCGTGGCCCGTCGCGGCACGCTGCTGACGAGCGAGGAAATCGCGCGGCAGTATGATCGCTATAACGCCAGCGAGCACTACGACGCCGACACGCAAACGGTGTTGGCCGACATTCTCGATGTAATCGAAGCCCGGG
The window above is part of the Pirellulales bacterium genome. Proteins encoded here:
- a CDS encoding carboxypeptidase-like regulatory domain-containing protein, producing MVSMIPPDDISVHLPAPRDDEPRALRSDIADELADHLACSVARERLRDEQHRGRSEEELLGEALDRFGDPREVARRLWWDAMKEKIMTQRVILGVTLVAAAAAIGAVALLAQLMANNREDQKQMLGAQREWMQAMLAEVRKPRESQGGDGRFSDWQPLRVKLVDEEGNPVEGGASCTGRPFGKDDAIEQQVQTDATGLADFGRLPAGPYTVTCYVKATSESGGRTDILLGPGRPSETTIRCPTKYDTSVPATFTITAPGDISPDRLYFVAQLRRLGRNVDGIFWQYVGEPKAVAVLLDAKGTVLGEFPIDFINGTGRRGGLLRAGSMPRVFGEFISEIPSMIPLSRAQNIIPSLYDVAFAAYGAEVLPDNANNRPTLHVLTAAPRVERNIDRESVVVDESTSHGNAFWADVRQSFTRLEMIKQSRRDAAVSEGDSSHGIRLGATGHEDASPTSSTTAPVHDAEEPGPTGIRGAALRADDLVDNVAESNALATAPPAPAVPPASALPPRTTTLTVPVRINIETPDHLKNEPLWYLVHFAPHEDLAPEQVPAHQSQLLLVDAKGEVQGELPQRGPGWENFLPVQSASGATIRFPAKLPQRVPVLPHKGFSLGDYDAIAVPYLAARKETVAGARPTLDALNGFDVFLARLQIGAKEGGTLTIGADQTEFWDGIDEVMREWVQEEAAESQKKSGVNQASPAENPGQN
- the argH gene encoding argininosuccinate lyase, producing the protein MANKPWGGVFAEATDRRVEQFTESVSFDRRLYAQDIRASIAHAQMLAKVGLISTGECQQIAQGLDQIRHEIEQGQFEFRIELEDVHMHIERALVDRLGDVGRKLHTGRSRNDQVSTDLRLWVRDAIDTITSRLTDLQRAFVGRCAADRDCILPGYTHTQRAQPVLAPHYWLAYCEKLARDRDRLADCRRRVNVLTLGTAALAGTTLPIDRHDVAQRLGFEAVASNSLDASSDRDFVLEFAFALSMIGEHLSTWAEEWILWSTSEFDFLQLPQAFCTGSSIMPQKINPDVLELVRGKTARLIGNVSRLLVLLKGLPLAYNRDLQEDKEAIFDSVDTVLACLEVAAPLVAGAKLNRPAIAAGLDRGYLDATTLMEWLIKQNIPQRTAHEIVGQLVRQAMQRGVPLVRLSLADFQAVHPTIDKSVFDVLGVERAIEAFTSYGSTAPAEVDRQIAAWTTRLNKSPASADG
- a CDS encoding helix-turn-helix transcriptional regulator; the protein is MDPKLISGTLETMMLEVLSSAPSYGYEIVQSVLARSAGRLALKEGSLYPALHKLEREKLLESYWTECDGRRRKYYKLTATGRALLETRRQEWQSFAAGVNGVLGLERGAAPAIS
- a CDS encoding ATP-grasp domain-containing protein, which translates into the protein MKPLRVLVLMHEDLVPPDSIAGLSVKEVAPFKSEYDVSAGLQNIGHEVRPLGLSSDLGVLRDAILEWQPDIMFNLLEEFHGVAVYDQHVVGYLELMRKPYTGCNPRGLLLAHDKALTKEILSYHRIRVPDFAVFPREKKVKRPKRLKFPLLVKSISEEGSVGIAQASVVHNDEKLTERVEFIHAQTMTDAIAEEFIEGRELYVGVLGNQRLETFPTWEMFFRNMPDDTMRIATEKVKWDHDYQKKHGIETGPAEKLDPAVDAQIAKVCKRVYRTLSLSGYARMDLRLTPDGQVYVLEANPNPNLEYGEDFAESAEKAGISYEALLSRILNLGLNYQAAWQWGG
- a CDS encoding putative zinc-binding metallopeptidase, producing the protein MRSRSRHIAAVLSEPRRRAREPRWAHLSDRELLEWRMCDLGVRIEGSILESRVARINEELARRGLRFRPAFWLSEEWFSPDGVAGVAMPFYLAHPRLTKLEQRQMLAVEGGTRQWCLRIMRHEVGHAIDNAYRLHRRRRWRELFGSATQPYPEFYSPKPYSKRYVLHLDSWYAQSHPSEDFAETFAVWLRPRSRWRRQYADWPALEKLRYVDELMSQIAPQAPLVRSRLRVDALDQLKKTLREHYEEKRARYSTEHAAVYDRDLRRLFSDSKDNTEGPAASAVLRRMRPDLRELVAHWTGAHQYTIDQVLQEMISRCRELKLRMHRSEGATKRDALVVLTVHTMNYLHAGHHRLAL